From one Novosphingobium sp. genomic stretch:
- a CDS encoding HPP family protein encodes MTTPASRFHSLAHWIGIQPASTPTRIVQAFIGSALGILFTGMVMHLWLGKVGNLPLLVAPMGASAVLLFAVPASPLAQPWAIIGGNTMSALSGILWMKLIGDPAWAAGLAVATAIAMMSLARCLHPPGGAVALTTVIGGPAVVGAGWGFAFLPVAVNCLLLVGIGWLYHAAVRGNYPHRAAAYVAPPGSSVGYTMADVDDVLAHYDDLLDVSSEDLDTLFRQVESRAWRRLHGVIRCEQIMRAAEPLALEASLDEAAQALARQDLRAIPVVAQDGHVEGLLGLAQLAGARSVAAAMETSPCLASGDTPIDEVLPILSGGRYHEAIVVDAQGRYAGLITQTELLGALWRGHIAEAIAHTSV; translated from the coding sequence ATGACCACCCCGGCCTCCCGGTTTCACAGCCTTGCGCATTGGATCGGCATCCAGCCCGCCAGCACCCCCACGCGCATCGTGCAGGCCTTCATCGGCTCGGCGCTGGGGATTCTGTTCACCGGCATGGTGATGCATCTGTGGCTGGGCAAGGTCGGTAATTTGCCGCTGCTGGTGGCGCCGATGGGGGCCTCGGCGGTGCTGCTTTTCGCGGTGCCGGCCAGTCCGCTGGCGCAACCCTGGGCGATCATCGGCGGCAACACGATGTCGGCGCTGTCGGGCATTCTATGGATGAAGCTGATCGGTGACCCGGCCTGGGCGGCGGGGCTCGCGGTGGCGACGGCCATCGCCATGATGAGCCTTGCGCGCTGCCTCCACCCGCCGGGCGGGGCGGTGGCGCTGACCACGGTGATCGGCGGGCCTGCGGTGGTCGGCGCCGGTTGGGGTTTTGCGTTCTTGCCGGTGGCGGTGAACTGCCTGCTGCTGGTGGGCATCGGCTGGCTTTACCATGCGGCGGTGCGCGGCAATTATCCGCATCGTGCCGCCGCTTACGTGGCGCCTCCGGGCAGCAGTGTTGGCTACACGATGGCCGATGTCGATGATGTGCTGGCGCATTACGACGATCTGCTCGATGTCAGCAGCGAGGATCTCGACACGCTGTTCCGTCAGGTGGAGAGCCGCGCCTGGCGCCGCCTGCATGGGGTGATCCGCTGCGAGCAGATCATGCGCGCCGCCGAGCCGCTGGCGCTTGAGGCATCGCTGGATGAGGCCGCGCAGGCGCTGGCCCGGCAGGACCTGCGCGCCATTCCGGTGGTGGCGCAAGATGGCCATGTCGAGGGGCTGCTGGGTCTGGCCCAGCTTGCCGGCGCGCGCAGCGTGGCGGCGGCGATGGAGACCTCTCCCTGCCTCGCCTCGGGCGATACGCCCATCGATGAGGTGCTGCCGATCCTGTCAGGCGGGCGCTATCACGAGGCGATCGTGGTCGATGCGCAGGGGCGCTATGCGGGGCTGATCACCCAGACCGAATTGCTGGGCGCCCTCTGGCGCGGCCATATCGCCGAGGCGATTGCGCATACTTCGGTTTGA
- a CDS encoding EAL domain-containing protein, giving the protein MATLRGYRILDSLPDERFDRLTALAAQHFDVPVALVSLVDANRQWFKSAVGMTQPETGREEAFCAHAILTPDQVMVVPDAPRDPRFADNPLVTGDTHIRFYAGAPILATNGQPLGTLCVMDREPREFDRADRQFLAQLAASASDLLDLHLSHLTLAEAETRDPLTRLANRRQLETAMDAAMESAFAGRPFALLSIDLDGFRAINKQYGYEVGDHVLNQIGQRLSSSIRASDVPARIGGDEFAIILSDPASHDIARRVAQRLIADINAPIEIDGTSDGRQIVMSASVGCALALRHGTTAAEVRRSAKEAMYMAKREGRDRLVIADEVVPLLANASYNTIEHRLEEAIAQDQLKLQWQPYFLTGDGRLTGYEALVRWTCPGHGPIVPSTFIPVAEASGLIGALDEWVLRASCRAALEIPEDLTISVNLSAYWFSREELVPLVQRVLGETGLPPQRLILELTERTIITHTDSARHSMESLRDLGVGFALDDFGTSYSSLNYLRKLPFDRLKLDRSFVDDLGADRQAEAVACAIMQLGHALGMSVCAEGVETPLQLGFLEGARCDLVQGYLLGRPAWEPMEASTPVQAFIRA; this is encoded by the coding sequence GTGGCCACCCTGCGAGGCTATCGCATTCTCGACAGCCTGCCGGATGAGCGCTTCGATCGCTTGACCGCCCTTGCCGCGCAGCATTTCGATGTGCCGGTGGCACTGGTCTCGCTGGTCGATGCCAACCGCCAGTGGTTCAAATCCGCAGTCGGCATGACCCAGCCCGAAACCGGGCGCGAGGAGGCCTTTTGCGCTCACGCCATCCTGACCCCCGATCAGGTGATGGTGGTCCCCGATGCCCCGCGCGATCCGCGCTTTGCCGACAATCCGCTGGTGACGGGCGACACGCACATCCGCTTCTATGCCGGGGCGCCGATTCTCGCGACCAACGGCCAGCCGCTCGGCACGCTGTGCGTGATGGACCGGGAGCCCCGTGAGTTCGATCGGGCCGACCGCCAGTTTCTGGCGCAACTGGCCGCCAGCGCCAGCGACCTGCTCGACCTGCATCTGAGCCATCTGACCTTGGCCGAGGCCGAAACCCGCGATCCGCTGACGCGCCTGGCCAACCGCCGCCAGTTGGAAACCGCGATGGATGCGGCGATGGAATCGGCCTTTGCCGGACGCCCCTTCGCCCTGCTCTCGATCGACCTCGACGGCTTTCGCGCCATCAACAAGCAGTATGGCTATGAGGTGGGCGACCATGTGCTCAACCAGATCGGCCAGCGCCTGTCCTCCAGCATCCGCGCCAGCGACGTGCCCGCGCGGATCGGCGGCGACGAATTTGCCATCATCCTCTCCGACCCGGCCTCGCATGATATCGCGCGGCGCGTCGCCCAGCGGCTGATCGCCGACATCAACGCCCCCATCGAGATCGACGGCACTTCAGACGGCAGGCAGATCGTGATGTCGGCGTCAGTGGGCTGCGCCCTGGCGCTGCGCCACGGCACCACCGCCGCCGAGGTGCGCCGCTCCGCCAAGGAGGCCATGTATATGGCCAAGCGCGAGGGCCGCGACCGGCTTGTCATCGCCGACGAGGTGGTGCCGCTGCTGGCCAATGCCTCCTACAACACCATCGAGCACCGGCTCGAAGAGGCCATTGCTCAGGACCAGTTGAAGCTGCAATGGCAGCCCTATTTCCTGACCGGCGACGGGCGGCTGACCGGTTACGAGGCGCTGGTGCGCTGGACCTGCCCCGGCCATGGCCCCATCGTGCCCTCCACCTTCATCCCGGTGGCCGAGGCTTCGGGGCTGATCGGCGCGCTCGACGAATGGGTGCTGCGCGCCTCGTGCCGGGCCGCGCTGGAGATCCCCGAGGATCTGACCATCTCGGTCAATCTCTCGGCCTATTGGTTCAGCCGCGAGGAGCTGGTGCCGCTGGTGCAGCGCGTGCTGGGCGAAACCGGCCTGCCGCCCCAGCGCCTGATCCTGGAGCTGACCGAGCGCACCATCATCACCCATACCGACAGCGCGCGCCATTCGATGGAAAGCCTGCGCGATCTGGGGGTGGGCTTTGCGCTGGACGATTTCGGCACCTCCTATTCCTCGCTCAACTATCTGCGCAAGCTGCCTTTCGACCGGCTGAAGCTGGACCGCAGCTTCGTCGACGATCTGGGCGCGGACCGGCAGGCCGAGGCGGTGGCCTGCGCCATCATGCAACTGGGCCACGCGCTGGGCATGAGCGTCTGCGCCGAGGGGGTGGAAACGCCGCTGCAGCTCGGTTTCCTTGAGGGCGCGCGCTGCGATCTGGTGCAAGGCTATCTGCTGGGCCGCCCGGCGTGGGAGCCGATGGAGGCATCGACCCCGGTACAGGCGTTCATCAGGGCTTGA
- a CDS encoding spermidine synthase: MIEPELLGTAQVPDGVELRLMRRGADFMITLAGNELMTTRMHHSEDSLAVMTHERLGERGPQRWLIGGYGMGFTLRAALNVLGQDSAITVVELVPEIIQWARGPMAEVAAGCLDDPRVMLVEDDVSNAIRAAHGIYDAILLDVDNGPDGLVREGNNGLYTGRGLRAAKHALSPGGMLAIWSAHQDNAFVKRLKDTGFEVEERFVRARPNNKGPRHFIWFCRKPGEAED, translated from the coding sequence ATGATCGAGCCCGAATTGCTGGGCACCGCGCAGGTGCCCGATGGCGTGGAGCTGCGCCTGATGCGTCGCGGCGCGGATTTCATGATTACCCTCGCGGGCAATGAGCTGATGACCACCCGCATGCATCACTCCGAGGACAGCCTCGCGGTGATGACTCACGAGCGGCTGGGTGAGCGCGGGCCCCAGCGCTGGCTGATCGGCGGCTATGGCATGGGCTTTACCCTGCGCGCGGCCTTGAACGTGCTGGGGCAGGATTCCGCCATCACCGTGGTCGAGCTGGTGCCCGAGATCATCCAATGGGCACGAGGTCCCATGGCCGAGGTGGCGGCGGGCTGCCTTGACGATCCGCGCGTGATGCTGGTTGAGGACGATGTGTCCAATGCCATCAGGGCGGCGCATGGCATCTATGACGCGATCCTGCTCGATGTCGACAATGGGCCCGATGGTCTGGTGCGCGAGGGCAACAACGGGCTCTACACCGGGCGCGGCCTGCGCGCGGCCAAGCATGCGCTGAGCCCCGGCGGCATGCTGGCGATCTGGTCGGCGCATCAGGACAATGCCTTTGTGAAGCGCCTGAAAGACACCGGCTTCGAGGTGGAGGAGCGCTTTGTGCGCGCCCGGCCCAACAACAAGGGGCCGCGCCATTTCATCTGGTTCTGCCGGAAGCCCGGTGAAGCTGAGGATTGA
- a CDS encoding chemotaxis protein CheW, translating to MLFLAFRIGGEAMALAAEHIVEIVPLVDLEQPRQGTQGVFQYRGQYIPAIDLSLRDTGHPARRRMSTRIVVIRSPWDEAQLVGLIAEGASAMLRFDPADFAPFAHGPDGLVQRVEPRDLVPQEVGA from the coding sequence ATGCTCTTCCTTGCTTTCCGTATCGGCGGCGAGGCCATGGCGCTGGCGGCCGAGCATATCGTCGAGATCGTGCCGCTGGTCGATCTGGAGCAGCCGCGTCAGGGCACACAGGGCGTGTTCCAGTATCGGGGCCAGTATATCCCCGCCATCGACCTGTCCCTGCGCGACACCGGCCATCCCGCCCGCCGCCGCATGAGCACCCGCATCGTGGTGATCCGCTCGCCATGGGACGAGGCGCAGCTTGTCGGGCTGATCGCGGAAGGGGCCAGCGCCATGCTGCGCTTCGATCCGGCTGATTTCGCGCCCTTCGCCCATGGCCCCGACGGGCTGGTCCAGCGGGTGGAGCCGCGCGATCTGGTCCCGCAGGAGGTGGGCGCATGA
- a CDS encoding protein-glutamate O-methyltransferase CheR, whose translation MIQPRFADLLDRVMGLDAALIGTSAVDRAVDARIRANNLPGTDAYWALLQQAPDEVQALIETVVIPETWFFRDPAAFDAMVRLCAPRLADGSAPLRILSLPCSTGEEPYSIAMALLDAGWPSARFRVDGVDISHQALGLARRAVYGRNSFRALDLGFRDRHFEAVEREWHLKERVRGCVQWQQGNMLDAAFLAGAAPYDVIFCRNLLIYFDAATQGRAVAVLRRLLAPQGLLLAGHSESGVVSAHGFASAQIPMAFAFRKAEAVVAPKQAPRTPARPVKPAPHPVTPRPAFKPSQPAPVSPPPPGMDGLWTLLDSGRLDEAERACQTYIRTHGASADALLIQGLIADARGDATAAAASYRKVLYLDPDHGEAIGHLALLLRKQGNHARADLLTRRLARQNGSNG comes from the coding sequence ATGATCCAGCCGCGTTTTGCCGATTTGCTGGACCGGGTGATGGGGCTCGATGCCGCGCTGATCGGCACCTCGGCGGTCGACCGCGCGGTGGACGCCCGCATCCGCGCCAACAATCTGCCCGGCACCGACGCCTATTGGGCCCTGCTGCAACAGGCGCCCGACGAGGTGCAGGCGCTGATCGAGACCGTGGTGATCCCGGAGACATGGTTCTTCCGCGACCCTGCCGCATTTGATGCGATGGTGCGTCTGTGTGCTCCGCGTCTGGCCGATGGATCCGCGCCATTGCGCATCCTCAGCCTGCCCTGCTCGACCGGGGAGGAGCCTTATTCCATCGCCATGGCGCTGCTCGATGCCGGATGGCCGTCCGCGCGTTTCCGGGTCGATGGGGTGGACATCAGCCATCAAGCGCTGGGGTTGGCGCGGCGCGCGGTCTATGGGCGCAATTCCTTCCGCGCGCTGGATCTGGGCTTTCGCGACCGCCATTTCGAGGCAGTCGAACGCGAATGGCATCTGAAGGAGCGTGTGCGCGGCTGCGTGCAATGGCAGCAGGGCAATATGCTCGATGCCGCCTTTCTGGCCGGGGCGGCGCCTTACGATGTGATCTTCTGCCGCAATCTGCTGATCTATTTCGATGCGGCGACGCAAGGGCGCGCCGTGGCGGTGCTGCGCCGTTTGCTGGCGCCGCAGGGGCTGCTGCTGGCGGGGCATTCGGAATCGGGGGTGGTCTCGGCGCATGGCTTTGCCTCGGCGCAGATCCCGATGGCCTTCGCTTTCCGCAAGGCCGAAGCGGTGGTGGCGCCGAAACAGGCTCCCAGGACACCGGCCAGACCGGTGAAACCCGCGCCGCACCCGGTCACGCCGCGCCCTGCGTTCAAGCCCAGCCAGCCCGCGCCCGTTTCTCCCCCGCCGCCCGGCATGGACGGGCTGTGGACCCTGCTCGACAGCGGTCGGCTGGATGAGGCCGAGCGCGCCTGCCAGACCTATATCCGCACCCATGGCGCCAGCGCCGACGCGCTGCTGATCCAAGGCCTGATCGCCGATGCGCGCGGAGATGCCACGGCTGCGGCCGCGTCCTATCGCAAGGTGCTTTACCTCGATCCCGACCATGGCGAGGCCATCGGCCATCTGGCGCTGCTGCTGCGCAAACAGGGCAACCACGCCCGCGCCGATCTGCTGACCCGCCGCCTTGCCCGCCAGAACGGGAGCAACGGGTGA
- a CDS encoding methyl-accepting chemotaxis protein: MVKIRISTRILASFGIILAAMLAVGLFIHGKLSVIEEHALSIRGDAVAGLYQSSLIKDALGADDLHALTGKVIGQGSDRMGSDEAAGQQAEDAATLTRLIADYEKTIFTEDDRQAFTRFKSDLALYQSARAHQGAAAPEVRARFNAAFADIAAVTTLNQRNALARIEDIDGQIRSLLVSLSLGFLLALLVALTAGTMLLRVIQGPLRELMAAMDVMRQGDFTHRAQVVRQDELGELAEGFNRMAEEVMALVGQVQRSGIRVSTSMTEIAATSKQQQATAAEVAATTTQIGATSREISVTSKELVRTMSDVAAVSDHAATLASGGQQGLAHMGETMEQVMEAANTINAKLAILNEKAGDINQVVTTITKVADQTNLLSLNAAIEAEKAGEYGRGFAVVSTEIRRLADQTAVATYDIEQMVKEIQSAVSASVMGMDKFSEEVRRGMSDVHDIGNRFAEIIGQVQALAPRFETVTEGMQAQATGAEQISEALVQLTEATQQTVESLRQSSAAIEELNHVSGSLHGSITRFRLVG, from the coding sequence ATGGTAAAGATCAGAATTTCGACCAGAATTCTGGCCAGCTTCGGTATCATCCTGGCGGCCATGCTGGCGGTGGGCCTTTTCATCCATGGCAAACTTTCGGTGATCGAGGAGCATGCGCTCTCGATCCGTGGCGATGCCGTGGCCGGGCTTTACCAGAGCAGCCTGATCAAGGATGCGCTGGGTGCCGATGACCTTCATGCGCTGACCGGCAAGGTGATCGGCCAGGGCTCGGATAGAATGGGTTCGGACGAAGCCGCCGGGCAACAGGCCGAGGATGCCGCCACGCTGACGCGGCTGATCGCCGATTACGAAAAGACCATCTTCACCGAGGATGACCGTCAGGCCTTCACCCGCTTCAAGAGCGATCTGGCGCTGTATCAGTCCGCCAGAGCGCATCAGGGCGCCGCCGCGCCCGAGGTGAGGGCCCGTTTCAACGCGGCCTTTGCCGATATCGCCGCGGTCACCACGCTTAACCAGCGCAACGCGCTGGCGCGGATCGAGGACATCGACGGCCAGATCCGCTCGCTGCTGGTCTCGCTCTCGCTGGGCTTTCTGCTGGCGCTGCTGGTGGCGCTGACCGCCGGGACGATGCTGTTGCGCGTCATTCAGGGCCCGCTGCGCGAGCTGATGGCGGCGATGGATGTGATGCGGCAGGGCGATTTCACCCATCGCGCGCAGGTCGTCCGGCAGGATGAGCTGGGCGAGCTGGCCGAAGGCTTCAACCGCATGGCCGAGGAGGTGATGGCGCTGGTCGGGCAGGTGCAGCGCTCGGGCATCCGCGTCTCGACCTCGATGACCGAGATCGCCGCCACCTCGAAGCAGCAGCAGGCCACCGCCGCCGAGGTCGCCGCCACCACCACCCAGATCGGCGCCACCTCGCGCGAGATTTCGGTGACCTCCAAAGAGCTGGTGCGCACCATGAGCGATGTCGCCGCCGTCTCCGACCATGCCGCCACGCTGGCCAGCGGTGGCCAGCAGGGTCTGGCCCATATGGGCGAGACGATGGAGCAGGTGATGGAGGCCGCCAACACCATCAATGCCAAGCTGGCGATCCTCAACGAGAAGGCGGGCGACATCAATCAGGTCGTCACCACCATCACCAAAGTGGCGGATCAGACCAATCTGCTGTCGCTGAATGCCGCCATCGAGGCCGAGAAGGCGGGCGAATATGGGCGAGGCTTTGCCGTCGTTTCCACCGAAATCCGCCGTCTGGCCGACCAGACCGCTGTGGCCACCTATGACATCGAGCAGATGGTGAAAGAGATCCAGTCGGCGGTCTCGGCCAGCGTGATGGGGATGGACAAATTCTCCGAGGAAGTGCGGCGCGGCATGAGCGACGTGCATGACATCGGCAACCGCTTCGCCGAGATCATCGGCCAGGTGCAGGCTCTGGCCCCCCGCTTCGAGACCGTGACCGAGGGCATGCAGGCGCAGGCCACCGGCGCCGAGCAGATCAGCGAGGCGCTGGTCCAGCTCACCGAGGCCACCCAGCAGACCGTCGAATCGCTGCGCCAGTCGAGCGCGGCGATCGAGGAGCTGAACCATGTCTCGGGCAGCCTGCACGGCAGCATCACGCGCTTCCGGCTGGTCGGCTGA
- a CDS encoding chemotaxis protein CheW translates to MAQTALALDACWKRIGVQGDQSCRELVHHSHCRNCPEFSRQATLLLDREAPAGAPFAALSAIPEAAERGTSVTIFRLGAEWFALPTLMLDEIVTPRAVHSLPHRRDPGLLGLVNVRGELVVCVSIARAVLGDAATAAPQGWIIVARHDSGRFAFPVDEVAQTFHHTPAAVQPLPATLAHAATGLSTGMLAWRDRHVGLLDAEALFAALNRCLL, encoded by the coding sequence ATGGCGCAAACCGCTCTGGCCCTCGACGCCTGCTGGAAGCGCATCGGCGTGCAGGGCGACCAGTCCTGCCGCGAGCTGGTGCACCATTCGCATTGCCGCAACTGCCCGGAGTTTTCCCGCCAAGCCACCTTGCTGCTCGACCGCGAGGCACCCGCAGGCGCGCCTTTTGCCGCCTTGTCCGCAATTCCCGAAGCGGCGGAACGCGGGACCTCGGTCACGATCTTCCGGCTGGGCGCGGAATGGTTCGCTCTGCCCACGCTGATGCTCGATGAGATCGTCACGCCGCGTGCCGTTCATTCGCTGCCGCATCGTCGCGATCCCGGCCTGTTGGGGCTGGTCAATGTGCGCGGCGAGCTGGTGGTCTGTGTCTCCATCGCGCGCGCCGTGCTGGGCGATGCCGCCACCGCCGCGCCTCAGGGCTGGATCATCGTGGCGCGGCATGACAGCGGGCGTTTCGCATTCCCGGTCGATGAGGTGGCGCAGACCTTCCACCACACGCCCGCCGCCGTGCAGCCGCTGCCCGCCACGCTGGCCCATGCCGCTACGGGGCTGAGCACAGGCATGCTGGCGTGGCGGGACCGTCATGTCGGGCTGCTCGATGCCGAGGCCCTGTTTGCCGCGCTCAACCGGTGCCTGCTCTGA
- a CDS encoding pseudouridine synthase yields the protein MPRLILLNKPFDVLSQFTDAGTEGSTRATLSDFVKVPGVYPAGRLDRDSEGLLLLTDDGRLQARIADPRFKLPKTYLVQVEGAPDETAMENLRRGVMLKDGPTLPAEAEAIETPDLWLRDPPVRFRKSVPDHWLRLTIREGRNRQVRRMTAAVGLPTLRLVRWSIGDWTVEGIPQGEWREGVIPRFGR from the coding sequence ATGCCCCGTCTGATCCTGCTCAACAAGCCGTTCGATGTGCTCTCGCAATTCACCGATGCGGGGACGGAAGGCAGCACGCGCGCCACGCTCTCGGACTTTGTGAAAGTGCCGGGCGTCTATCCCGCCGGTCGGCTGGACCGCGACAGCGAGGGCCTGCTGCTGCTCACCGATGATGGCCGCCTTCAGGCCCGCATCGCCGATCCGCGCTTCAAGCTGCCCAAGACCTATCTGGTGCAGGTGGAAGGCGCGCCAGACGAAACCGCGATGGAAAACCTGCGCCGCGGCGTGATGCTGAAAGACGGCCCCACCCTCCCTGCCGAGGCCGAGGCCATCGAAACGCCCGACCTCTGGCTCCGCGATCCCCCGGTACGCTTCCGCAAAAGCGTGCCCGACCACTGGCTGCGCCTCACCATCCGCGAGGGCCGCAACCGGCAGGTCCGCCGCATGACCGCCGCCGTGGGCCTGCCCACTCTGCGGCTGGTGCGCTGGAGCATCGGCGACTGGACCGTCGAGGGCATCCCGCAGGGCGAATGGCGCGAGGGAGTGATCCCCCGCTTCGGGCGTTAA
- a CDS encoding chloride channel protein, producing the protein MVPPPDTIARPDASPKPLGDHSADWRMAMLALAATVAGAGGALGAWVLLRLIALATNLFWFGSVSTGASQIADSHVGLWVLAIPAIGSLIVGLMARFGSEKIRGHGIPEAIEAILYGESRLSLKVAILKPLSSAISIGSGGPFGAEGPIIMTGGAIGSLFAQCFRLSAAERKTLLVAGAAAGMTGIFGTPLAAILLAVEVLLFEWKPRSFVPVAVAVLVSFALRQLLLDHGPLFPMSTSLPFGGGVAGMALALGGLIGLEAALLSSCLYRIEDLFHRLPIHWMWWPALGGVAVGIGGWIDMRVLGAGYGNIQLLLDGAFTLKMIALLLVVKAAVWLVALGSGTSGGVLAPLLILGGATGALLGHFLPGPMGFWAMAGMGAMMSGAMRAPLTGALFAAELTGQFNATPTLMAASIGAYGISVLVMRRSILTEKIARRGRHILQEYTVDPLDFMQAGQIMTHNPQTLSGAMQIREAAAFFAQSARHRSYPVVDGEQHLLGLVSRSDALRWRVEGTPGEQTLAEVVSDASQPFARRRDPIGAVADLMVETGIGRIPILEDDSARVIGILSRHDLLKARSTTRGAEKH; encoded by the coding sequence ATGGTCCCCCCACCTGACACCATCGCGCGGCCCGATGCCAGCCCCAAACCGCTGGGCGATCACAGCGCCGACTGGCGCATGGCGATGCTGGCGCTGGCCGCCACGGTCGCGGGCGCGGGCGGCGCGCTGGGCGCATGGGTTCTGCTGCGGCTGATCGCGCTGGCGACCAACCTGTTCTGGTTCGGCAGCGTCTCGACCGGCGCCTCCCAAATCGCGGACAGTCATGTCGGCCTGTGGGTGCTGGCGATCCCGGCGATCGGCAGCCTGATCGTAGGGCTGATGGCGCGCTTCGGCTCGGAGAAAATCCGCGGCCACGGCATTCCCGAGGCCATCGAGGCGATCCTCTATGGCGAGAGCCGCCTGTCCCTGAAGGTAGCGATCCTGAAGCCTTTGTCCTCGGCGATCTCGATCGGCAGCGGCGGGCCTTTCGGCGCCGAGGGACCGATCATCATGACCGGCGGGGCGATCGGCTCGCTCTTCGCGCAATGCTTCCGGCTGAGCGCGGCGGAACGCAAGACGCTGCTGGTGGCGGGCGCGGCGGCGGGCATGACCGGCATCTTCGGTACGCCGCTCGCCGCGATCCTGCTGGCGGTGGAGGTGCTGCTGTTCGAATGGAAGCCGCGCAGCTTTGTGCCGGTGGCCGTCGCCGTGCTGGTCAGCTTTGCCCTGCGCCAACTGCTGCTGGACCATGGCCCGCTGTTTCCCATGAGCACCAGCCTGCCCTTCGGCGGCGGCGTGGCGGGCATGGCGCTGGCGTTGGGCGGACTGATCGGGCTGGAGGCGGCGCTGCTTTCCTCCTGCCTCTATCGCATCGAGGATCTGTTCCACCGCCTGCCCATCCACTGGATGTGGTGGCCCGCGCTGGGCGGCGTGGCTGTGGGCATCGGCGGCTGGATCGATATGCGCGTGCTGGGCGCGGGTTATGGCAACATCCAGCTGCTGCTCGATGGAGCGTTTACGCTCAAGATGATCGCGTTGCTGCTGGTGGTGAAGGCGGCGGTGTGGCTGGTGGCGCTGGGTTCGGGCACATCGGGCGGCGTGCTGGCGCCGCTGCTGATTCTGGGCGGAGCGACGGGGGCCTTGCTTGGCCACTTTCTTCCCGGTCCGATGGGCTTCTGGGCCATGGCGGGCATGGGCGCGATGATGAGCGGCGCCATGCGCGCGCCGCTGACCGGTGCCCTGTTCGCCGCCGAACTGACCGGGCAGTTCAACGCGACGCCCACGCTGATGGCCGCCTCCATCGGTGCTTATGGCATCAGCGTGCTGGTGATGCGCCGCTCGATCCTGACCGAGAAGATCGCCCGGCGCGGGCGGCATATCCTTCAGGAATACACCGTCGATCCGCTGGATTTCATGCAGGCCGGGCAGATCATGACTCACAATCCGCAGACCCTGTCGGGCGCCATGCAGATCCGCGAGGCCGCCGCCTTCTTCGCCCAGAGCGCCCGGCACCGCTCCTATCCGGTGGTGGATGGCGAGCAGCATCTGCTGGGGCTGGTCTCGCGCTCGGACGCGCTGCGCTGGCGGGTGGAGGGCACGCCGGGCGAGCAGACGCTGGCCGAGGTCGTGTCCGATGCCTCGCAGCCCTTTGCACGGCGGCGCGACCCCATCGGCGCGGTGGCCGATCTGATGGTGGAGACCGGCATCGGGCGCATTCCCATCCTGGAGGATGACAGCGCGCGGGTGATCGGCATTCTGTCGCGTCACGATCTGCTCAAGGCGCGCAGCACGACGCGGGGAGCGGAGAAGCACTAG
- a CDS encoding MarR family transcriptional regulator produces MTNENSIGDLADEDYTALADFRHALRQFLAFSEQAATGCGLTPQQHQALLAIRGAGDRAVTVGYVAERLILKPHSATGLIDRLEALGLVERHAAPGDRRRALLVLTDKAREQLARLTATHREEILRLRPLLTDVLHQMGL; encoded by the coding sequence ATGACGAATGAGAACAGCATCGGCGATCTGGCCGATGAGGATTACACCGCATTGGCGGATTTCCGCCATGCGCTGCGCCAGTTTCTGGCCTTCAGCGAGCAGGCCGCGACCGGTTGCGGGCTCACCCCGCAGCAGCATCAGGCGCTGCTGGCGATTCGCGGGGCGGGCGACCGCGCCGTCACCGTGGGCTATGTTGCCGAGCGGCTGATCCTCAAGCCTCACAGCGCCACCGGCCTGATCGACCGTCTGGAGGCTCTGGGCCTTGTCGAGCGTCATGCCGCGCCCGGAGACCGCCGCCGCGCCCTGCTGGTGCTGACCGACAAGGCGCGCGAGCAACTCGCCCGGCTGACCGCCACCCATCGCGAGGAAATCCTGCGCCTGCGCCCGCTGCTGACCGATGTGCTTCACCAGATGGGGCTGTGA
- a CDS encoding ribonuclease HI family protein: MKLWFDGGCRPNPGVLETSVVTGGKAHIRTDCGTGDNNDAEWLALIHALELARDLGAKDVALLGDAAMIVHQARGDWPCKTERFKAYHAQFTALAAGFDRVRVRHIKRAQNLAGIALERHHGRL; encoded by the coding sequence ATGAAACTATGGTTTGACGGCGGCTGCCGCCCCAACCCCGGCGTTCTGGAAACGTCGGTGGTGACGGGCGGTAAGGCGCATATCCGCACGGATTGCGGCACGGGCGACAACAATGATGCCGAATGGCTGGCGCTGATCCATGCCCTGGAGCTGGCGCGGGATCTGGGCGCGAAGGATGTGGCGCTGCTGGGCGATGCCGCGATGATCGTGCATCAGGCACGGGGTGACTGGCCCTGCAAGACGGAGCGCTTCAAGGCCTATCATGCGCAGTTCACGGCTTTGGCGGCGGGCTTTGATCGAGTCCGGGTGCGCCATATCAAGCGCGCGCAAAATCTGGCGGGAATTGCGCTGGAACGCCATCACGGCAGGCTATAG